A section of the Oncorhynchus tshawytscha isolate Ot180627B linkage group LG09, Otsh_v2.0, whole genome shotgun sequence genome encodes:
- the LOC112226058 gene encoding probable G-protein coupled receptor 146 has translation MWSCIAYNETDSSSEHRLCQDFGLVLSVFSLFYLMVCFPIGLCYNALLVVVNLSNKMSMTMPDVYFVNMAIAGLVLNLVAPVELLGPSFTRWPVWEYNNEIYITLLILFNISSLVIMYSTTLLSLDYYIERALPRTYMSSVYNTKHVCGFIWGGAVLTSFSSLLFYVCNHVSTKIIECSKMQNKEAADAIMMFIGYVVPAVAVLYAFVLILRIRKESTPLDQDSSRLDPSIHRLLLASVCMQFVLWTPYYMTLLVHTIAGAPGSYGSNNKQRLTIYFFLRCLSELLAFSSSFAMPLMYRQMNKNFSHKLQRLLKRLNCRDTSCPHEHSSVQQVAT, from the coding sequence ATGTGGAGCTGTATAGCTTACAATGAGACGGACTCCAGCTCCGAACACCGGCTCTGCCAGGACTTTGGCCTCGTCCTTTCCGTCTTCTCCTTGTTCTACCTCATGGTGTgcttccccatagggctctgctaCAACGCCCTGCTGGTGGTGGTCAACCTCTCCAACAAAATGTCCATGACCATGCCAGACGTCTACTTCGTCAACATGGCCATCGCTGGCCTGGTCCTCAACCTGGTGGCCCCCGTGGAGCTGCTAGGCCCTAGCTTCACACGATGGCCTGTGTGGGAGTACAACAATGAGATCTACATCACCCTGCTCATCCTCTTCAATATCTCCTCCCTGGTCATCATGTACTCCACCACGCTGCTCAGCCTGGACTACTACATCGAGCGAGCGCTGCCGCGCACCTACATGTCCAGCGTGTACAACACCAAGCACGTGTGCGGCTTCATCTGGGGCGGCGCCGTGCTCACCAGCTTCTCCTCGCTGCTCTTCTACGTGTGCAACCACGTCTCCACCAAGATCATCGAGTGCTCCAAGATGCAGAACAAGGAGGCTGCGGACGCCATCATGATGTTCATCGGCTACGTGGTTCCGGCCGTGGCCGTGCTGTATGCTTTCGTGCTCATCCTGCGCATTAGGAAGGAGTCCACCCCGCTGGACCAGGACTCATCCCGGCTGGACCCTTCTATCCACAGGCTGCTGCTGGCCTCTGTCTGCATGCAGTTTGTCCTATGGACCCCGTACTACATGACTCTACTGGTACACACTATAGCTGGGGCGCCGGGGAGCTACGGCAGCAACAACAAACAGCGGCTCACAATTTACTTCTTCCTGAGGTGTCTGTCGGAGCTGCTGGCCTTCTCAAGTAGCTTCGCCATGCCTCTCATGTACAGGCAGATGAACAAGAACTTCTCCCACAAGCTGCAGCGGCTGCTAAAGAGGCTAAACTGCAGGGACACATCCTGCCCTCACGAACACTCCTCAGTGCAGCAGGTGGCGACGTGA